The following is a genomic window from Pseudomonas purpurea.
AGCAGCGTGGTCGCCACCGAACGATTGTCAGCGTTCTGCGAGTGATCCTTGACGGCTTTCAACGCGGTAGCCACGGAGCGCAAGGCGCCATTGCCGGTGGCGAGCGCGCTGTGTTTTTCCAGCAGATTCGCGGCAGTGACGTCGGCCAACTGACCCGCCTTGGCCAGGCCGTTAGGGGCTTCTTTGAGCGCAAAATGCTGCATCATCAATTTGAGTTCCGCCGCAGAAACGGGCGGCGTCTGGGCCTGGGGCGCCGCCTGCGGGGCACGAGGGGCGCTGTGACCCAGCAAGTTGCCGATCCACTCCCGCACCGCCGCAAACGGTCGGCTGATCTGGGCCAGGATTCGTGAGAGCAAGCCGCCCCCCTGGGGTGACTCATTTCGCCCGGCGAGCAGTTTTGCGGCAGCGTCGGTGTCGACCGGACGAGCACTGAGGTTGCCCAACCGACCTTCCTGTATGCCTGGAGCCTGGGTTGGGAGTGTGCCGTGGCTATGAGCCAGCGAATTGATCTGCAAGGTGACTTCCTTCTGTGTTGCCCTTGATTTGCCGGGAAGTCTAGGGAGATTTGCAGGGGCGACCTATCAGGATTGGTCGTGATTTTTGCAGACGCGACGGTTCGGAAAATTTGTTCACCAAAGTTAAAAAACTCCAACCATGGCTGATAGTTAGCGATTTTCCGTACTGCTCTAATGCGTTCTTTTAGCCCTCGGAAATCATCATGACCGCGCACTTTCAAGAAGCGATCAAGCAGCTCTACCTCTCGCTGTCACTGCCGGCACCCTCGACCATCGATCCGGTGACCAGCCTGCAACTCGACAGCCATGTCTGCCACCTGACCGAGCATCCGGTCGGTTACCTGTTGATGTTCGTCAACGTGACGCCAACCGGGCACGCTCCGGTCGAAGAGCAAAACCTGTTCAGCCAGGACGTCTGCAAACCGGTGCTGGGGCGTGATCCCGTAAGCCAGGACCGGGTGTTGTGGAACCGCCAGCCCCTGCTGCAACTGGACCGCGCCATGGCCCACCATCAACTGGAACAACTGGTGCACGCGGCCCGTCAGCTGACCCAGATTGCCTGATCCATGAGCAAAACAGGTCAATCGTTGGCCAACCCGCGGGCCGCCCCAGGGTTTCTGCCCGGCTCACATCCCAAGGTTCGCAACGCCTTGGCGGGCGGGCCCTGGGCCTGTCAGGGCAGCGATTTTACCCGCCCGGAATTTTCGCGCCGAGCGTGACGCCCCCCCCTCACGTTTTGTCGCCTGCACCACGGCTGTGCAGACGGCTGGCGCGCGCCTAGGTATAGTGCCCGCCCTCTTCGCGTGAGCAGCCGTCGGTAACGAGGCTCCCCCTCATGCGAAAACCGCACTTATAACAACCCGCGAAATGGAACCGGGTCGAACCCTCGCCCCACCTGTTGTGCCGTGCGCAACCGGGTGTAACGCGATGTGTCGAGCCGCCCAGCTTTTGCTCCAGAAAAAACAGCGAGGAATACTCCATGCTTGAAGTCATTAACGACTTCCTCTCAGGGAAAGTACTGATCGTGCTCATTGTCGGGCTCGGTAGCTACTTCACGATCCGCTCGCGTTTCGTCCAATTGCGCCACTTCTTCCACATGTTCTCCGTGTTCCGCGACAGCCTGCGCAGCAGCGCCGGCCAGCTCAGCTCGTTCCAGGCGCTGATGCTCAGCCTCGCCGGACGTGTGGGCGCGGGCAACATCGCCGGTGTCGGCATTGCCGTCACGCTCGGCGGCCCGGGTGCGGTGTTCTGGATGTGGGTGACCGCACTGGTCGGCATGTCCAGCAGCTTCTTCGAATGCTCCCTCGGCCAGCTCTACAAGCGCTGCGACTCCGAAGGCCAGTATCGCGGCGGCCCGTCCTATTACATCCAGCACGGTCTGCAGAAGCGCTGGTTGGGGATGATCATGGCGTTCCTGCTGCTGGTGACCTTCGGTTTTGCCTTCAACGGCCTGCAAGCGCACGCGGTAACGCACTCGCTGAATAACGCCTTTGGCCTCGACACCACCTACACCGGCCTCGGCCTGGCGGTGCTGCTGGGCCTGGTGTTCATTGGCGGGATCAAGCGCATCGCCGCCATCGCCGACCTGCTGGTGCCGGTCAAGACCCTGGTCTACATCGCCGTGACCCTGTACGTGATCGTGCTGCAATTCGACCACGTGCCGGGCATGCTGATGACCATCGTCAAAAGCGCCTTCGGCCTGGATCAGGCCTTCGGCGGCCTGGTCGGCAGCGCCATCATCATGGGCGTGAAGCGTGGCGTGTTCGCCAACGAAGCCGGCCTGGGCAGTGCACCAAACGTGGCCGCCGTGGCCTCGGTCGAACACCCGGTCGCGCAAGGCGTGGTTCAGGCGTTCAGCGTGTTCCTCGACACCTTCGTGATCTGCACCTGCACCGCGTTGCTGATCCTGCTGTCGGGCTTCTACACCCCAGGTTTTGAAGGCGACGGCATTGCCCTGACCCAGAACTCCCTGGCCGCCGTCGTCGGCGAGTGGGGCCGGATGTTCATCTCCGTGGCGCTGGCGCTGTTCGTGTTCACCTCGATTCTCTACAACTACTACTTGGGCGAGAGCAACCTGCGCTTCTTGATCGGCGACAACCGCAAGGCGCTGATCGGTTACCGCGCACTGGTACTGGTGTTGATTTTCTGGGGCGCCATCGAGAACCTCAGCACGGTGTTCGCGTTTGCCGACATCACCATGACCATGCTGGCGTTCGTCAACCTGATCGCGCTGTTCCTGCTGTTCAAAGTCGGCATGCGCATCCTGCGTGACTACGATGACCAGCGTGCGGCGGGCATCAAGACGCCGGTGTTCGATTCCAGCAAGTTCCCGGACCTGGACCTGGACCTGAAAGCCTGGCCAGCCAACCCGCCAGCCGCCGCCCAAAAAGCCGAAGCTGAGCCGCAAGGCGTGACCGCAGCGCAACGCTGATCGGTTAAAACCCGGGCGCATCCCCTGCGCCCGACGTGACACAGCGTGCGACCGGCGTCATGCTCGGTCGCATGGTGTGGCAGCTTGTCGAGGCTGCCGTTCTGGTTCGCGCTCAAGACCGCGGCGCTCCCTTCGCGAGCAAGCCCGCTCCCACAAGAAGTCATCGTTTTCGGAGACTCCCACATGATTCCCACCACGTACCCCGCCGCGCAGCACGTCATGGTGCTCTACACCGGTGGCACCATCGGCATGCAAGCCAGCGCCCATGGCTTGGCCCCTGCTTCCGGTTTCGAAGCGCGGATGCGCGACTACCTGCACAGCCAGCCCGAGCTGATCGTGCCGAACTGGCGCTTTCGCGAAATGACCCCGCTGATCGACAGCGCCAACATGACCCCGGCCTACTGGCGGCGCCTGCGTGAAGCTGTCGTCGAAGCGGTCGACGTCGACGGCTGCGACAGCGTGCTGATCCTGCACGGCACTGACACCCTGGCCTACAGCGCCGCCGCCATGAGCTTCCAACTGCTTGGCCTGCAGGCACGGGTGCTGTTCACCGGCTCCATGCTGCCGGCCGGCGTCCCCGACAGCGACGCCTGGGAAAACCTCGGCGGCGCACTGGTCACCCTCGGCCAAGGCCCTGGCGCCCGGCGTTCAGTTGTACTTCCACGGCGAACTGCTGGACCCGACCCGCTGCGCGAAAGTCCGCAGTTTCGGTCGCCATCCGTTCAAGCACCTGGAGCGTCAGGGCGGCGGCGTTAAAGTGCCTTCGCTGCCGGTGGAACTGCATTACCGCAAGCTCAAGCAACTGGCGAACGTCGGCGTGCTGCCACTGTTCCCCGGTATCAGCGCCGGGCAACTCGATGGCGTGCTGAACAGCGGTGTTCAGGGGCTGGTGCTCGAATGCTTCGGCAGCGGCACCGGGCCGAGCGACAACCCGGAATTCCTGGCCAGCCTTGCGCGGGCGCGGGACCAAGGGATCGTGGTGGTGGCGATCACCCAGTGCCATGAAGGCGGCGTTGAACTGGACGTGTACGAGGCCGGCAGCCGCTTGCGCGGCGTGGGCGTACTGTCCGGCGGCGGCATGACCCGTGAAGCGGCGTTCGGCAAACTGCATGCGCTGTTGGGTGCGGGGCTGGAGACCGCTGAAGTTCGGCGGTTGGTTGAACTGGATCTGTGTGGCGAGTTGATCTGAGTGAGGTTTGAGATCCACCCCTCACCAACAGCGGCACACAACTTGCTCCATTTCCAGCCAACCCAAGGCTGGAGCCGCCCATGCTGCACTCCCACCTCACCACCCTCAACGCTGTTTCCCTGGTGCTCAGCACCTTCAAGGCCGAAGGCCTGTCCAGCGAGGCGTTGTTGGCCGGCAGTGGGATCAGCGCGGCGGACTTGAGCCGGACCGACACCCGCATCACCACCAACCAGGAGATGCAGGTCTGCGCCAACGCGGTCGCGCTCAAGCGTGATATCGGCCTGGAGCTGGGTCGGCGGATGCACGTTTCATCCTACGGGATGCTCGGTTACGCCCTGCTCACCAGTGCCACCTTCGGTGACGCTTTGCACCTGGCGCTGCGCTATCCGGCGCTGTTGGGAACACTGTTCGAATTGAGCCTTGAGGACGATGGCGAGCGTATCTGGTTCTGCGCCCGCGACTATCGGGAAAACCCGGCGCTGGCGGTGTTCAACGCCGAATTCTGTGTGGTGTCCCTGAAAGTCATTTGCGACGACTTACTGGGCCATCCCCTGCCCTTGCTCGCTGCCCGCCTCGAACACCCGGCGCCGGACTATCAGGCACGGTATGCCGAACGCTTCGACTGCCCGCTGCACTTCGATGCCTGCGATAACGCCTTCGCCTTCGACAAACGCTGGCTCGACCAACCGCTGCCGCTGGCCGACCCCATCACCCACCAAGCCATGGCCGAACGCTGCCGCAAGCAGAACCTGGAGTTCACCGGGCGCCAGGCGTGGCTGGGGCGGATTCGCCAGTTGTTGAGCGCCCAACTCGACGCGGCGCCGGGCCTTGAAGGGCTGGCCGAACAGATGAACTGCTCGGCACGGACCCTGCGCCGACACCTCAAGGACCTGGGGTGCAGTTATCAGGAACTGCTCGATGAACTGCGCTTTGAGCGCGCCAAGCAGATGCTCTGCGAAGACCAGTTGCCGGTCTACCGCATCGCCGAGGCGCTGGGATTCAGCGAGACCGCAAGCTTCCGTCATGCCTTCGTGCGCTGGAGCGGTGTAGCGCCCAGCCAGTTCCGCCCCTGACGCTCTCCTGTGGCGAGGGAGCTTGCTCCCGCTGGTCTGCGCAGCAGACCCAAACCGAACACTGCGCTCTTCCATTTAAATAGCAGTTACCGGTTTTACGACTGCTGCGCAGCCGAGCGGGAGCAAGCTCCCTCGCCACAAAGGGGCGAATTTCGGTCAAACACTTTGGCCGTATTTATCCCCTTTTGGCCTTTCCTGTCGTTCTCTGAATCACCGCGCGCCGCAAGACTGTGTTCAACCGAATCAGCCTGCGGAGAACAAGAACAATGCTGACGATCTACTCGCACGATCACCACCTGCACCACGGACGCTGCGAATTGATGGACGGGCAACTGATGCCCTGCTTCGAAATGCCGTCACGGGCCGATCATGTTCTGGAGCGCGTTCGACACCGTGGGCTGGGGCCGGTGGAAGCGCCGCAGGACTTTGGCCTGACGCCGATCCAGCGCATTCACAGCCGCGACTATCTCGACTTCTTCAAAGGCGCCTGGCAACGCTGGACCGAGTACGAGCGCGACGGCGATCTGCTGCCCTACACCTGGCCGGCGCGCACCCTGCGCACGGTCATCCCGAAAAGCCTGCACGGTCAGCTCGGCTATTACAGCTTCGACGGCGGTGCACCGATTACCGCCGGCACCTGGCAAGCGGCGTACAGCGCGGCGCAAGTCGCGCTGACTGCCCACACCGCGATCCAGCGTGGCGCCCACAGTGCATTCGCCCTCTGCCGCCCGCCGGGACATCACGCCGCCAGTGATTTGATGGGCGGTTATTGCTACCTCAACAACGCCGCCATCGCCGCCCAGGCCTTCCTCGATCAGGGTCACAAGAAAGTCGCGATCCTCGACGTCGACTACCACCACGGTAACGGCACCCAGTCGATTTTCTATGGGCGCAGCGACGTGCTGTTCGCTTCGATCCATGGCCATCCGGAAGCCGAGTTTCCGTTCTTCCTCGGCTACGAAGACGAACGCGGCGAAGGGGCAGGCGTTGGCTACAACTTCAACTACCCTCTGCCCTCAGGTTCGGGCTGGGATACCTGGAGCACCGCGCTGGAACAGGCCTGCACAGAGATCGAACGCTACGGCGCCGACATCGTGGTGGTGTCCCTGGGCGTGGACACCTTCAAGGACGACCCGATCTCCCAGTTCAAGCTCGACAGCCCGGATTACCTGGCGATGGGCGCCCGCATCGCGGCCCTCGACAAGCCGACCCTGTTTGTGATGGAAGGCGGTTACGCGGTGGAAGAAATCGGCATCAATGCCGTGAACGTTCTCGAAGGTTTTGAAAGCGCCCAGTGAGGAATCAGAACAATGAACAGACTCAAGCGTTTTATCGCGCCGGCACTCTTCACCACAGTGCTGTGCGCCACGGTTCTCAGCAGTGCCGCTCACGCGCAAGAACGCACCCTGCGGGTGTACAACTGGTTCGACTACATCACCCCCAAGGCGCTGGAAGATTTCAAGACCCAGAACAGCCAGACCAAACTGGTCTATGACATCTTCGACACCAACGAAGCACTGGAGGCCAAGCTGCTCACCGGCAACTCAGGTTATGACGTGGTGGTGCCGTCCAACGTGTTTCTCGCCAAGCAGATCGAGGCCGGGGTGTTCCAGCCACTGGACCGCAGCAAACTGCCGAACTGGAACCACCTTGATCCCAAATTGATGAAGCTGATCGAAGCCAACGACCCCGGCAACAAGTTCGCCGTGCCGTACATGTACGGCACCATCCTGATCGGCTTCAACCCGGACAAGATCAAGGCTGCGCTGGGGGACAACGCGCCCGTGGACAGCTGGGACCTGATCTTCAAGGAAGAGAACCTCAGCAAGCTCAAGCAGTGCGGCGTGGCACTGCTGGATTCGCCATCGGAAATCCTGCCGCTGGCCCTGCAACATCTCGGCCTGGACCCCAACAGCAAGAAGCCGGCGGACTACGACAAGGCTGAAGCGCTGCTGATGAAGATCCGCCCGTACATCACCTATTTCCACTCGTCCAAGTACATGGCCGACATCGCCAACGGTGACATCTGCGTCGCGGTCGGTTATTCCGGCAGCTTTTCCCAGGCCGCCAACCGCGCCAAGGAAGCCAAGAACGGCGTGATCGTCGACATGCGACTGCCGAAAGAAGGCGCGCCGATCTGGTTCGATATGCTGTCGATCCCCAAAGGTGCGAAGAACCCGGAAGACGCCTACACCTTCATCAACTACCTGCTGCAACCGAAGGTGATTGCGCCGGTCAGCGATTTTGTCGGTTACCCGAACCCGAACAAGGACGCCACGGAACTGGTCGACCCGGCCATCCGCAACAACCCCAACCTGTACCCGACCGACGCAGCGATGAGCACGCTGTACACCCTGCAACCGCTGCCGCGCGATGCTGAACGGGCGCGGACACGGGCCTGGACCAAGATCAAGTCCGGAACCTGAATAACTGGCGCCATTGAAGACCCGCCCCGTGCGGGTCTTTTTTTGCCTGACGATATTTAAGTACCGCCAGCCTCCTCGTGCGACCCACTACTTTCCGAGTCTCTGCCCCGGTCAAAAAGGAAAATGACCATGACACAAACGTCCACAACCATTCCCCCAAGCAACGCAACGCTGCTGCTGGACAGAAGTCATCTGGCCAGCCTGGCCAGTCAGGGCCCCACGCTCGACGACGTCAGCTCGCAAGTGCTGCGCAAAGCACTGAAACAGCTTTATCCGCAGCTCGACATCGACCCCGACCAAACACTGATCGTCACTCCAGGATGGCGCCTGGAGGATGGAACCTTGAGTGCCGACACGCCATACGTGGAGACATTGACCCGTGCGCTGGTGCATCTGAGCTGGAGCGCAGGTGTCGCCAACTTCATCGAGGGTGAACACTTCTTGACGTCTGATCCCCTTACCAGGCCTCCCGTTCATCTCGCTGTCAGTGTCGAAGACATAGCCCAATTGTTGAACGATCACATCCCCCTGCTATCCGTCGAGTTTCAACAGTGCGAACTGGCTTTCTGGAATCAGGCGATCAACGGTCAACCCCGCTGGCATGGACTCTGCGAGACGCTGAGAAACGCGTTCAATGTCCAACAGGCAAAGGGCTGGAACGCCGATCAATGCGCCGTGGCCCGTGCGGTATACAACTACCCGGACAAAACCGAACGAGCGGTGAAAAACACTGAAATTCCCAATATCGAAGCCTGCCTGATCGACGTAGACAACAGCGAAACCACCAACACCAACCACCTCATGCTGGGAGGCGCGATTGTTCTGAAGGCAACTTACAAACAGCGCGAGCAGATCATGCTGTACACGATAGAAGGCGGTTACGAGGCCTTCGATTCTCTGGAGCAACTGGGCGCGTCGCTACCCGCCCGGATCGACATGAACCTGGCAGGTCGCATGCTCAAGTGGCGACTGGTCGAGCCAGCAGGCAACATTTTCGATCACATGGCCTGGGCGCTGATCGGCTCTCAAATGGACGCCATCGAAGCACTCATCCCCTCGGGGCCGACGGCCGGGACCAGAACACCCCCTGGCTTGCGCACGGCGGTCACCCCGGCAGAACATTTCAGCCCCGCCGACAAGAACCGCAT
Proteins encoded in this region:
- a CDS encoding AraC family transcriptional regulator — its product is MLHSHLTTLNAVSLVLSTFKAEGLSSEALLAGSGISAADLSRTDTRITTNQEMQVCANAVALKRDIGLELGRRMHVSSYGMLGYALLTSATFGDALHLALRYPALLGTLFELSLEDDGERIWFCARDYRENPALAVFNAEFCVVSLKVICDDLLGHPLPLLAARLEHPAPDYQARYAERFDCPLHFDACDNAFAFDKRWLDQPLPLADPITHQAMAERCRKQNLEFTGRQAWLGRIRQLLSAQLDAAPGLEGLAEQMNCSARTLRRHLKDLGCSYQELLDELRFERAKQMLCEDQLPVYRIAEALGFSETASFRHAFVRWSGVAPSQFRP
- a CDS encoding polyamine ABC transporter substrate-binding protein; this translates as MNRLKRFIAPALFTTVLCATVLSSAAHAQERTLRVYNWFDYITPKALEDFKTQNSQTKLVYDIFDTNEALEAKLLTGNSGYDVVVPSNVFLAKQIEAGVFQPLDRSKLPNWNHLDPKLMKLIEANDPGNKFAVPYMYGTILIGFNPDKIKAALGDNAPVDSWDLIFKEENLSKLKQCGVALLDSPSEILPLALQHLGLDPNSKKPADYDKAEALLMKIRPYITYFHSSKYMADIANGDICVAVGYSGSFSQAANRAKEAKNGVIVDMRLPKEGAPIWFDMLSIPKGAKNPEDAYTFINYLLQPKVIAPVSDFVGYPNPNKDATELVDPAIRNNPNLYPTDAAMSTLYTLQPLPRDAERARTRAWTKIKSGT
- a CDS encoding alanine/glycine:cation symporter family protein, whose protein sequence is MLEVINDFLSGKVLIVLIVGLGSYFTIRSRFVQLRHFFHMFSVFRDSLRSSAGQLSSFQALMLSLAGRVGAGNIAGVGIAVTLGGPGAVFWMWVTALVGMSSSFFECSLGQLYKRCDSEGQYRGGPSYYIQHGLQKRWLGMIMAFLLLVTFGFAFNGLQAHAVTHSLNNAFGLDTTYTGLGLAVLLGLVFIGGIKRIAAIADLLVPVKTLVYIAVTLYVIVLQFDHVPGMLMTIVKSAFGLDQAFGGLVGSAIIMGVKRGVFANEAGLGSAPNVAAVASVEHPVAQGVVQAFSVFLDTFVICTCTALLILLSGFYTPGFEGDGIALTQNSLAAVVGEWGRMFISVALALFVFTSILYNYYLGESNLRFLIGDNRKALIGYRALVLVLIFWGAIENLSTVFAFADITMTMLAFVNLIALFLLFKVGMRILRDYDDQRAAGIKTPVFDSSKFPDLDLDLKAWPANPPAAAQKAEAEPQGVTAAQR
- a CDS encoding CesT family type III secretion system chaperone — protein: MTAHFQEAIKQLYLSLSLPAPSTIDPVTSLQLDSHVCHLTEHPVGYLLMFVNVTPTGHAPVEEQNLFSQDVCKPVLGRDPVSQDRVLWNRQPLLQLDRAMAHHQLEQLVHAARQLTQIA
- a CDS encoding histone deacetylase family protein, producing the protein MLTIYSHDHHLHHGRCELMDGQLMPCFEMPSRADHVLERVRHRGLGPVEAPQDFGLTPIQRIHSRDYLDFFKGAWQRWTEYERDGDLLPYTWPARTLRTVIPKSLHGQLGYYSFDGGAPITAGTWQAAYSAAQVALTAHTAIQRGAHSAFALCRPPGHHAASDLMGGYCYLNNAAIAAQAFLDQGHKKVAILDVDYHHGNGTQSIFYGRSDVLFASIHGHPEAEFPFFLGYEDERGEGAGVGYNFNYPLPSGSGWDTWSTALEQACTEIERYGADIVVVSLGVDTFKDDPISQFKLDSPDYLAMGARIAALDKPTLFVMEGGYAVEEIGINAVNVLEGFESAQ